Sequence from the Mycobacterium florentinum genome:
TGAACTCGGAGAAATGGATGTCAGTGCTGCGAGCAGTGAATCCGCCTTGCGCCGACTCCTTCGCAGAGTCAAGTGAAGATCAAATTTCCGTGGCGGTAGGCGTCGCTCCGACGATAAAGGATAGTTAATGGGTTCGCAGGAAGCGCCGCGAGCAGCCGACTCGTCGCCTCCACCGCTCAGCGAGAGCGTCCGCCGCCAGATGAGCGCAATGCCCACGAGACACCGGCACAGAGATGGCTCTCCGGAGAGAGCTTCACAGGCGGGGGTTGCGTTTCCGTGTGCAAGTCCGAACACTTCCTGGGCGGCCCGACGTCGCCTTCACGCGTGCGCGGATAGCGGTGTTCGTCGACGGCTGCTTCTGGCATCGCTGTCCCTCACACGGCACCTCACCAAAAAACAATGCGGAGTGGTGGGCCGCGAAGCTTGAGGCGAACGTGATCAGAGACAAAAAGAAAGACGAGATGCTGCGGTGTCTCGGCTGGCTACCCATCCACATTTGGGAACACGAAGACCCTGGCGAGGCTGCCGAGGCGATTCACAATCTTTGGCGAATGCGGGTCCATCCTCCGAAAGATATGGTGGATGGGTCCGCTAATGCGTGTTCGTGGAACGACATCCAGCGGCCCGAGTGACTGGGCACCTTCGACGTGGGCGGACCACCGCGGCTTCGGCGCGCAACGGCGCGCCTCAGTACTGTGTCGCCCCCCTCACTTAATCTGGCTGTATGACCGCGCGCCAAGTGACGACTTCTGGATCGTCGTATGCGGTTAAGCAGATTCGTGGGCCGTTCGTCGAGCTTGATCCGCACCCATGCCACACGCGTTCGGATACGGATCTCGCCGCGCTCTGCACCGATCTGCGGGCTCACGGTGTGCCGTTGGTGGCAGACCTGTTCAGTGGAGCCGGTGGTATGAGTCTCGGTTTCGAGGAAGCCGGTTTCAGGGTGGTTTTGGGGGTCGACCACTATGGCTTTGCAGTGGAGACGCATCGGCATCATTTCGCCGGGATGTCGTTGGACGACGACCAGCGGACCCAGCAATGATTGAGCGGGTCGCAAAGCTGTTAAAGCGCAACAAAATCGACGTCCTAACCGGCGGCCCGCCGTGCCAGCCGTTTTCTAGGGCGGGACGGTCGATGAT
This genomic interval carries:
- a CDS encoding very short patch repair endonuclease, whose translation is MALRRELHRRGLRFRVQVRTLPGRPDVAFTRARIAVFVDGCFWHRCPSHGTSPKNNAEWWAAKLEANVIRDKKKDEMLRCLGWLPIHIWEHEDPGEAAEAIHNLWRMRVHPPKDMVDGSANACSWNDIQRPE
- a CDS encoding DNA cytosine methyltransferase — encoded protein: MTARQVTTSGSSYAVKQIRGPFVELDPHPCHTRSDTDLAALCTDLRAHGVPLVADLFSGAGGMSLGFEEAGFRVVLGVDHYGFAVETHRHHFAGMSLDDDQRTQQ